DNA from Rhipicephalus sanguineus isolate Rsan-2018 chromosome 11, BIME_Rsan_1.4, whole genome shotgun sequence:
ttcGGTGCAGCTCATTATTCTTAGCTATTTTGgctgtctaggattagcttgattgttattcttactgctgcttcaagGACACACTCATGTGACacgtgtatatttattttttgctcaacgtcatttcTCGATTGCCAAAAAGACGGTTGGGTGGTGAGTGTAGTAACACGCCTCCGTCTCTATGACCTCAACCTCCGGCGCAGCGGCAGACAGCCACTgtgcaacggaggcgcacagctgggcacgcgccggcgccaattCGTCCGCGGCTATGACGTTACTTCCCTGGAATGCACAGTCCaccgaggcggcggcggctccggtgcgccagctgtgctccgtgtgacgtcactgctcctcgtgAGCCTCTTTCCTATGCGGGGTGCATGtataccctatatatatatatatatatatatatatatatatatatatatatatatatatatatatatatatatatgtgtgtgtgtgtatatgtgtgtgtgtgtgcgcgcgcgctacGCTACGATAGGAGAAGACCACGAGAACGAGAGCGCCGTGACTAATGTGGCTAGACAGATGGATAGAAGtagagaaagaagggaagaaagagagaaataagcaAACAAAGAAACGGTTAAATTGCCTGTGGTTTCCTAAGAAAGGCTTGGTATTCATTAGAATAAAAAATAGGAGTATTTGCAGGAACACGTAAAAGTGCGCGCAAAGGATATGAGAGGCAGCAGAGACAACATTCTTGAACGCTccattcttaaaggggccctgcaacacttttccgagtaGTCCATCGAATGACATTACTATGAGAGTTTATTGTGTCACGAGTTGATTTTCCGCAAACATTCTTGAGTCCGCAAAGCAGGAGCGGAGTTACAATGGTTTATCTCACAATTTAAGCGCTGTCTCTCTCCTTTCGTTTCAACCAGCGCGCTCAAAGATGGCTTTAGTAGGGGGAATGGGGAGGGGCTAGACGATTAGGAGGAACAAGAAGTCACATCAGCGCGCGTCATAATGTTGagcgcttctttttctgtttcaacGCGTTCAATTTTATAGTGTGTGATTTTAGCCCCGTACGAGACCGCGGTGAGGGTATACAGCGGCACCCCAAGGCGGCCGCAATGCCTGTACAGCACACGCACGCTCAATCCGCCAATGGCAGTGGGAGGCTGTCCGCCTACGCCGTAGCCGGGCCATTTTATGGAATTTGCCACGAGTGAACGATTTCTAGCCGTCCTTGAAACGGAATTAGAACTTCCATGCCGCGTACTGTGCTATAATATTTTGCTCAGAAGTTCAGGGGAGCCTCGACCCTTGACCACCGGTTGGTAACGTTTTCTCACCATGTTCGAAATATGCTGCAGGGTCTCATTAAGCAATCATTGGAACTTTTCAAGCAACACGATTCCTCAATTTCACGTTCAGCACTACGTTCTTAGTAGGACATATTGTTATCAGAGGAACTTTCAGCTTTACGCCCTCCTCGTTGCCTGGGCACAATGAGAATTCGTACTTGAGGATCAACTTGCACAGCGCAGTTTTAAGTTCCAGCAGAGCGAACTTTCTGCCCATGCACTGGCGGGGCCCGATGCCGAACGGAATGTATGACGCCGGGTGCCGCTCGCATTCGTTGTCCGGGTTAAATCTCTCCGGGTCGAACTTTTCAGGTTCCGGCCAGAGTTCCGGATCACGGTGGATGCTCCACTTGGGGACTACGAGGCGCGATCCGGCGGGTATCGTGTGACCCAAGACCGTTATTTCTTCATTGCACATTCTCGTCGTGAAGAGTACGAGCGGTGGGTTTTTGCGCAACGCTTCGCTCACCACCATGTCCATCCTTTTTAGGCTCTGGAGCTCGTCGTAACCGACGTGTCGCTCGACGCCCCCCGGAAACGCGGAGGAGAGCTCGACGTACAGCTTCTCCTGCTCCTGCGGTGCGCGTGCCAGTTCGTTTAAGACGAGCGCTAACGTGCAGGCCGTCGTCTCGAAGCCCGCGGCCAGCGAGATGAAGCAATTGGAAACAATGTGCTCGTCCGTGATGGTGAAGTCACAGGCCTCTCCATTTTCCGCGCAGTTGCCGCGGCCTTTGTCGCCATGGCTCTCGCGGCGATTGTTCTTCGCTTGTTCGTCCAGCATCAGCTGCAGCATGTCGAAATGCCGTACATTAGGCTCCGCTCGTCGAGCGCGTATCACGTCGTGTAATCGTCTTGAAATAAGTGCGAAAACCTTGCCGTACGTGACGTAAGGAAAGACCCAGCGGACCAGAGTTCGGAAGGGCGGAAAGGCGATGGCAATGTTGAGAATGAGCGTGTCCGCCTCGGTCAGCGTCTTCCTCAAGCTGCTCACGAAGGGGTCATCTGGGTTCCGCTGGGAATCAGGCTGTtaagaaaggaaataaatacaCCATAATTAGTATAAAAGTGGGATTATTTGTCACATGCTTAATGTGCAGGGGACATACATCATGCGGAGGAAAAAAGGTTTTTGAGTATTCTGAAGGTAATTCTGAAGGCAAGCGAGCAGTCATTCTGAAAGTAAGCGAAGAAAGCGAGTAGACTGGCTTTTATCTAGACTACAAAAAAATACGAAGGTCATCACAAAATAACCCGCCATGTAGGCCCTATGCCGATAACCCCCACATGTATTTGCTGCGCGGAGGCAGAAAGGAGGCAGCTATAGCGAAAGCTGTGACATAGCTTTGGCAACAGGTTCAGAATGGACCTACGTCTGATCAATCACATGTGGCCGAAGTGTGCATATGCTGCACATGAGATTTAGAGAGAGTTCCCGCAATTTTTGAAACAGCAACCAGCACCATGCATTCATTTTATACGTAGGTCATGAGACCACGTAAAAGTGTCCTGTCTTCCTTGTGCATGTACGTTTAGTTTTGCAAATGTACGTTTCTTAACATCAATAAAAGATTAAGATTATCATAGCAAGCGAAGAACACGCGATTCAGATGAAGAATGACGTAGTATGGGTTATTCCATATGTTTCAGGCCTAACTAACTTTTAGTGGCGATAGCAACGAAACAACTCTGTCACTTTTGAATATGATCTCCTTTCACTTCAACACATTTTTCTCACTTCTGGAGTAGCATTTCTGTGCGCTTGAAATACAGTCTGAACTTTTGTCTTCAAAATGTCCGCAGACAGCACTTTCACTTCATCAtcagctgtattttttttttgcccacagaAACTTTTCTGAAGCTTTGAGAAAAGTTAGCGGTCACTGGGTCTCAGGTCTGACTATAGGATAGGTGATAGATCTCCTGAGAGCCACAGACCTTCCTTGCAGCTTCGCAACAGTCAACGTGTGAACTGGAGCGTTGTGTTGAAGCAAGTGGAGGCAAATGATGGAAACTCGTTCAGCTTTTCTCATTTATTGCAGGATTCACTTTATGTAAACGCACGCGCTCTATAGAAACTGAAACACAGACCTCCTAATAGATGGCGCTGCGTTCCTAAATGGCTGTTCAGGAACGTAGGAGCGCAGAAAAATCACTGTAAGTTTTCGATGTCAGACCTGAAACTTATGAAATTACCCGTAGTTGTAGAACATTGCCCTTTTTAGTAGTCAGAATACATAGAGATGGCAAAGCTATAGCTGAAATTCTGCAAATAATTGTTCTAGCGAATATATAAATGGGCAGTTCCTCAAAAGCTATGAAagtaaagaaaattacaccatctcccgctaaaggggaccatgaggcgatgcgaagccggagcacttgcacgatcgcgttccgttggcgttcgttgggcatgctaccggcctcgcgtcgtggaacgcgaagagggacgctacgcgcgtcgtatcttccatctagcctggccgttaattctcacagggcgagcggggaacgcggtcgacaggcgggcgagaggggggcagcgtaggagaggagagagaaggggtggggacgcgcatgcgctcgagctcatggcggcgttgcgcaggagagaatttcggcatgtctagcccgcgtttcagaggaagagtggaaagggggaagggagaggggtatgggagagggtatgtggagagggaaagtgggggagtggagaggaggtgtgtggagagggtatgcgcatgcgcagtaagggtggtcacgccgcacaccaccaccaccaccgccggattgagctcgaccttaagatacttcgcatctaaaaatgcctCAAAGCTAACGTTCCTCCTGGTGTTTCCTGCAGTGATGTATGGGTGAAAATCGCTGACGAAGTCGAGTTGGACTGAATTCCATCTAATCGGGGAATAACCTCGacgaataaataataatatatggtgttttacatgccaaaaccacgatacaattatgaggcacgccgtagtgcagggctccggaaatttcgatcacttgGTGTTCTTCAACGTCCACTGACATTGCgcagtacaggggcctctagcattccgcctctatcgaaatgcgaccgccgcggccgggatcaaacccgcaaccttcgggtctgGACGAATAAAGACACAGCGCCGACCAATGCACGTAAAGTGAACTGTAAAGTGCACCTTGTTTTGAATATACTGACCTCTGTGCGCTAAAGTGAcggctgatgttacgtcagaccataggttacccttcaaactccagtgttgtcgacgAGCCTGGGTAGGCCACGATGGGCACACAACTGCTACgctcacaaaaacacgtcgatccacctcgtaatccTCGGCTCAAAGCCAACAAATGCAGCATCGATAACTACTCGCTTATTGCTTCGCCTGAGACTgactcccacaaggcgtgggatctgccgaattttccttTGCAACAGCACGCTCCACAATGCACATTCCTATCATGTCACGCACATAATCTCATTATATAGTAATTATAGGTCTCATTAGCGATAGTTTCAATTGGAGTTGGTGATAACGTAAGGGGTATACGCATGGTTTCACGTCCTCTGTAACAGCTGACTAGCCCGTcgatgatggtgaagcgctagaaAGAAGGGTGACTTTTGAAAAACACTGGGCAAGGCGCTGGTAGTAACTGAAACTTTTATCAGACATTTAACAATTTGACACGCTATGTCGACAATTCCGTACACCATTGGTTTTTGTTATTTGTATCCACTAGCGGCTAAGAACGAGCACgatatatcgagctttggattaattgaacctcctgcatgatacatttttcttcattttacttcattttgcagtgtacggcactttgctgaaggcactaccacattCGACGAGTCGTTTGACGTGCCACTTTCTGAGAGCAATGTGAAAAACGTTATTTTTAATTGCTCAAAATGTACATAAAcaaaaatgaacttgcactatatttctatcctcaaatttcattctatttatgtcAAAGTAGACAATCAATGATTCAGAAtcaatagatatttaattacaacctATTAGGAATTAGTTACTATTACACATATAATTTAACATTTTATgatattatttttgttgcaatagactaCTGAGTGCCTGGAAATCATgctgtatcgatttgacgcatttatagAAAGTTCCTCATAAGTGGCGTCTAAATAGGTTAGTGCTTCTTAAAATCCGGAAACGGCCGCCTATGTTCCATATGGAGCCAGtggccgccgccagaggcgcagctgtgcatgAGAGGGCATGCGAACGCTGGTATCGCTGGGACTGTAACTGGGGCAGCCTCGCTGTTCTAGCTTTCTAAGCTTACGCGACGGTCGCTTTACTTTCCCGTATTTTAACACATAACACACGCACATGAGTGCCTGAATGCGTCGTAAGATTTCAAATGAACACCCGGGCGGAAACAATAGCATCTCAGACCGCGGAGATCGTGGTGGTTTCAGCCTAAAGACACAAACACCCTGGATTTGAAGCGCCATAATGATCAAATGATTATGAGGCTCAACGGACTGGGAGACTCCAGATCCATTTTTCATCACCTAAGGCCTTTAACCAAATGAAAGTACATGtggtcatttttttatttattttttttcaccctaagcggaatgcggccgccgcagccagtcGAGCGCCGTCAATCTCGACGCTTTAATATGTTCGACTTCTCATTATTTGGCAAACAATTAATGCTGCGTAGTCGCACCTACACCCCACTAGTGCCACTTGTGAAAAGAGGCCGACATCTGGGCTGTCATACCCACACTCACCCATACGTAATCGCGATTTATTGATTGCGTAGAGAACCTATTCTTTGCCAAGCATGGCTGTTCAATTTTCTGTTAAACTATCAGACGCGTTTTAACAGGATCTCAATAAATCAATAATGCAAGGGCTGTTTTTGTAGAATGACTTTTCTAATGACCAAGAAAACGAAACTGAGGTGCCTCGCCAGCTATAAATCTTTCGCCTACTCGATGCTACTTTGAACAAGATTTAGGCCACTGAAAATATAATCGCAGGCAGCGAATATGCCCGAGGCGTCAATGTGTTTCCTGCACATACGCGTGCACATCGATTCAAAGTTGGAATCACCAGTGTCTAGTAGCGCCAGGGGTCCACTTTCATATATCGCTCTGCTACTTGTTACTTGGTGTACCCAATGCGCGTTTTGGTTGTTCTCTTGTAAACGAAACCGCGGCACGCAAAAACGCATTAGGCATCGTCGCCCATACCCACACTTCAGCTGTTTCAAAAAATAACGCAGCAGATGCACAGAAAGCACCAGAACCATCAGTTCGTATCGTACCGCGCAAGCGTATATTGGCACGCGAGCGATGGCCTCCAGCGCTTGCGTCCCATAACTgccccatagcgtgacggcgaaGTTTCGGGACAATAATAAGTATAAAGCACTCTGATTTTATTTAGTAACAGCACCCCCATATACATAAAATAAATGTACGTCATCGTCAAAAACCAGAATTAACCAGGCGAtcacaaaagaaacaaacaaccAAGAGATAACAACAGCGCATGCGCTCATACAGAGGAAACAAAAACATTTGTTTTCATAATCTCTCTCAAAAAAatttttgcagtggcttagcccggctatgccaggatataggtagcgttagcaaaggttcagctgattattcttagctttccagattgtctagaattattacccttcttctgttcattctgcgtacgctgaaccgctaattgccaggcaactacttcgggatccgatgagataagcttctcggctcttctgcgccgtcgagcagcattttgCGCTCTcattctccatggcgttacccacctgcaaacgccagtcagaggcgctatcaagcggccccagcgcagtgtcagacggcgactgcacagcgaaggcgaatagctgcgcgcgctggcgccactgtgtctatggctacgacgccactcatcTCGAATTCGGCGCAcatcagcagcggcgagtcgcgcgcggcggtgtcggagagcgctcCGACACCGAGATGTCAACTCCGgcgacccagctgtgtgacatcactgatcctcgcgcatgcgcagcacggctcatgacgttctacgcgaaatcggctccggctaggaaagtgttgctaacgctacaaaagcaacCTGACATTCAGAGAGCCCAACGGACGGTTGGCTAACATAACCACACCCACTTTTCTTGATACGAAAGGCCTCAGTGATCTCTCTAGCAGATCGATCAGTGCGCGTGTCAACAATACTGGTTTTATCAAACTCAGGTCGgcacgtgaactctatgcagtgCATTGCAAGATGTGAATACGGCACCCCTTCTAATGATCTTTCGTGTTTGCGAAGGCGTATACTTAGGCATTGGCCTGTCTAACCGATGTAATGCTTTCCCCATGTAAAAGGAACATCGTGtacgacacttttttttttttgcagtcgacAAAATCGGTATCCTGTCTGATGCCACAGTCATGCTTGGtttcgcttctttttctatttaccAGCCTTTCTACTGCAGGGCATAGCTTTGCCAGTTGGTTTTAAGCTGAGAATATTACACGCACCCCAAAACTCGACGCTACCTTCTGCAATCTATGTGACGTGCTGTGCATGCATGAACCAAACTGCTATCCTCTTTTTGGCCCTGCCCACCGCCTCGAACTCCTTGGCATGTTCCTCGCCTGTCTAATCTCTCGGCGATTCTTTTCGCATGCCACAAGGAAGCACTCTTCTGGAAAACCGGCTCCATTCAACGACAGCATATAACAGCCCGGTCCCCTAAAGAGCTCTGCATTTGTCATCATCAAATCGCTTGAAGAACATTAGGAAGACAACttatccttggcgcgagcgcgctctcagtatgctacagatggctatgctattcgtggttttgccttcCTTACTCCAAGCCGCGGCAGCATACGATAAGAGCATACGacaacccgggcccctaaagttctcCGCACTTAAAACTTATGTTCTATGTGACTGCAGCAAATTGTTGCAATTACATATTCTAGCATTTTTCAGCGTATAGATGTTAATGATATCGTACGGACGTTTTCCGGTATGTAGTTTTAGCTGACTTAAATATGCATATAACCTTAGCTATCGTACAGTCTGACGGCATCATGCCAGTCTTGAGTAATTGTCCAAAGATATGAATCGGAATTCTACTAGAAATTCTGAGAGTGTTTTGAGAATTTTAGGATTAATGTCACCGACGCCACGGGATGCGGCAGGCTTGAGGTTATTTATCATACATGCCACACCTCAAGCTGTTATTTGTATAGGTGACATGTCGCGAGTTAGTTTCGCATTTCCAGAGGACCAAAGTGATATTTTGTGGTGAGTACAGAAGAAAAATAACAATATAAAAGCAGAAGCACAGTGAATACTGAAAGGAGAGCGTTGTTAGCGTCGTGTAAAGAAGTGTCATGGCCGTCCTCCTCTGGGCTTTCCTGAactcgcttctttgtttgttgttgttgttttttgttgtgtTCTATTTGTGATTTCTTGTATTGTATTGGTTCTCCCTTGCGTGATCGCTTACAGGGCTGTGCTTTTACGTTTTCATGCTGAACCAGAGCACCATGCGAGCTGAACGCGCGTGGGGATCGCCAATGATAAATAAGAACATCATGACAGACCCACTCTCAGTTCGGCTTTACTGCTGCAGCTCGTAAAGGCACTGAGATTTTGAGCAGCTTTATTACAATAGACGATTTTATATTCTACAGCGTCCTGGCTAATGTAGGTCAAATATGGCTCTAAGTTATTGACAATGTTTCCTAAAGTATTTTAGCGACCTTGGCCCGCCTCCACCGTGAAACTCTACTTCACAGCATTGCGCTTTTTGCTGCAAGCAATGATGAAGTTATACAACACGTTTTTCC
Protein-coding regions in this window:
- the LOC119374371 gene encoding cytochrome P450 3A30, encoding MQIVRLFAFLSVELDVSVAHVTAMYLSWSTGGLLVALVVMTVVAWLQRRRQQMGLFKRYGIPGPEPSSVIFGNWKEFRRDPLEVVTEWIRKYGKFFRFYVGEMPYIVLADLDMVKQCCVAEGHVFRDRMPMVLEVETFNTSLVGLKGDKWKKVRSVMNPSFSAVKIKVISKIMNDCVDIMLAKLDERLCSNETAVDVSVMAQGLTMDAIAKSVLAWEPDSQRNPDDPFVSSLRKTLTEADTLILNIAIAFPPFRTLVRWVFPYVTYGKVFALISRRLHDVIRARRAEPNVRHFDMLQLMLDEQAKNNRRESHGDKGRGNCAENGEACDFTITDEHIVSNCFISLAAGFETTACTLALVLNELARAPQEQEKLYVELSSAFPGGVERHVGYDELQSLKRMDMVVSEALRKNPPLVLFTTRMCNEEITVLGHTIPAGSRLVVPKWSIHRDPELWPEPEKFDPERFNPDNECERHPASYIPFGIGPRQCMGRKFALLELKTALCKLILKYEFSLCPGNEEGVKLKVPLITICPTKNVVLNVKLRNRVA